The following are encoded in a window of Pseudomonadota bacterium genomic DNA:
- a CDS encoding 2-hydroxymuconate tautomerase, translated as MPIVQIHLLEGRDIEKKRLLVKRITETVCETLGSKPDKVRVILSDMQHHDYSVAGVLYCDEPK; from the coding sequence ATGCCCATCGTCCAGATTCACCTGCTTGAAGGCCGCGACATCGAGAAAAAACGCCTGCTGGTCAAGCGCATCACGGAAACCGTGTGCGAGACGCTCGGCAGCAAGCCCGACAAAGTGCGCGTCATCCTCTCGGACATGCAGCACCATGATTACTCCGTCGCCGGTGTGCTCTATTGCGATGAGCCCAAATAA
- a CDS encoding DMT family protein: protein MSLTPYFTIGMLLISNIFMTFAWYGHLKYKESPLLLVILVSWGIALFEYCFQVPANRYGSAYFSAVQLKAIQEIITLTVFVFFSMFYLGEAIRWNHIVGFLLIVLAAFFIFKK, encoded by the coding sequence ATGAGCCTGACGCCCTATTTCACCATCGGCATGCTGCTGATTTCGAATATCTTCATGACCTTCGCCTGGTATGGGCACCTGAAATACAAGGAATCGCCGCTGCTGCTGGTGATCCTCGTCAGCTGGGGCATTGCGCTGTTTGAATATTGCTTCCAGGTGCCTGCCAACCGCTATGGCAGCGCCTATTTTTCGGCGGTGCAGCTTAAGGCGATTCAGGAAATCATCACCCTCACCGTTTTCGTGTTTTTCTCGATGTTTTATCTCGGCGAGGCCATTCGCTGGAACCATATCGTCGGCTTCCTGCTGATTGTGCTGGCGGCGTTCTTCATCTTCAAGAAATAG
- a CDS encoding ATP phosphoribosyltransferase regulatory subunit, protein MTTPALLPSGLMDVLPPLAAAEFRLVHYFLKTFMAFGYQPVIPPLAEYASSMLAGQGEATGHHVFRMPDPLAPEMLALRADMTGQLARIAGTSLSQMPRPLRLCYAGYTLRTAPEALKTRRQHTQVGIERFGDMDTRSVAELLSIAAHALDGNGVSDITIDLHFPAVMEALLAEVSAEAQPAIREAARLKDIAQLRRLKAGLIADILETSGEAKRTLAKLATINHPAVAQAVAALDALVNALQAQQVAANVTVDMLDLSGYGYYTGIGYALYWNAANIEVGRGGCYRTGSGEDAVGFTLYINDLLEQLPAEAPAPIKTIPYGTPAKEAAALQTQGFVTVFK, encoded by the coding sequence ATGACCACGCCCGCGCTTTTGCCCTCAGGGCTGATGGATGTGCTGCCGCCCCTGGCGGCTGCGGAGTTCCGGCTCGTCCATTATTTCCTGAAGACCTTCATGGCGTTTGGATACCAGCCGGTGATCCCGCCGCTGGCCGAATACGCATCGAGCATGCTGGCAGGCCAGGGCGAAGCGACCGGCCACCATGTGTTTCGCATGCCCGACCCGCTCGCCCCGGAAATGCTGGCCCTGCGCGCGGATATGACCGGGCAGCTGGCACGCATCGCGGGCACCTCGCTCAGCCAGATGCCGCGCCCACTGCGCCTGTGCTACGCGGGCTACACCCTGCGCACCGCGCCCGAAGCCCTCAAAACCCGCCGCCAGCACACGCAGGTCGGCATCGAGCGTTTTGGCGATATGGATACGCGCTCGGTCGCGGAACTGCTGTCCATCGCCGCCCACGCGCTGGATGGTAACGGCGTGTCGGATATCACCATCGACCTGCATTTTCCCGCCGTGATGGAAGCGCTGCTGGCCGAGGTTTCGGCCGAGGCCCAGCCCGCCATCCGCGAAGCCGCGCGGCTGAAAGACATCGCCCAACTGCGCCGCCTGAAAGCCGGGCTGATCGCCGATATTCTTGAAACCTCCGGCGAAGCAAAACGCACGCTGGCGAAGCTTGCAACCATCAATCATCCGGCCGTGGCGCAGGCCGTGGCCGCGCTCGACGCGCTGGTCAACGCCCTGCAAGCACAGCAAGTGGCGGCCAATGTCACCGTCGATATGCTCGACCTGTCCGGCTACGGCTATTACACCGGCATCGGCTACGCGCTCTATTGGAACGCCGCCAATATCGAAGTCGGCCGCGGCGGCTGCTACCGCACCGGCAGCGGCGAGGATGCCGTCGGTTTCACGCTCTATATCAACGACCTGCTGGAGCAATTGCCCGCCGAAGCGCCCGCCCCCATCAAAACCATCCCCTACGGCACCCCGGCCAAAGAAGCGGCCGCGCTTCAGACGCAAGGCTTTGTCACGGTTTTTAAGTAG
- a CDS encoding adenylosuccinate synthase has product MQSVVVIGSQWGDEGKGKVVDWLSERADVIVRFQGGHNAGHTLVIDGVTYKLSLLPSGVVRKGKTSIIGNGVVIDPWALFNEIDKVQKQGVEVSPETLKIAENAPLILPIHQKLDEASEKLRGSNKIGTTGRGIGPAYEDKVGRRAIRICDLANPTLLRAKLDDMVAHHQPILTASGSESIDVDALFNALSEVAKKILPFATPVWRLLAQYRAEGKRILFEGAQGIMLDVDYGTYPYVTSSNTMAGAATIGSGSGINAIGYVLGITKAYTTRVGSGPFPSELSDDIGERIGERGHEFGTVTGRKRRCGWFDAVLVKQAVTVGGINGIALTKLDVLDGLEELKLCIGYDINGTHYDYLPAASDLQAAATPKYETIEGWSESTRGARSWAELPASAIKYIRRIEELIGCPVALLSTSPDREDTIMVKDPFLGL; this is encoded by the coding sequence ATGCAAAGCGTGGTGGTTATCGGCTCCCAGTGGGGCGATGAGGGTAAAGGCAAAGTGGTCGACTGGCTGAGCGAGCGCGCGGATGTGATCGTGCGCTTCCAGGGTGGGCACAATGCCGGTCACACGCTGGTGATCGACGGGGTGACGTATAAACTCAGCCTGCTGCCGTCGGGCGTTGTGCGCAAAGGCAAGACCAGCATCATCGGCAACGGCGTGGTGATCGACCCATGGGCGCTTTTCAATGAAATTGATAAAGTCCAGAAACAAGGCGTCGAAGTCTCGCCTGAAACCTTAAAAATCGCCGAGAACGCGCCGTTAATCCTGCCAATTCACCAGAAACTCGACGAAGCTTCCGAGAAACTGCGCGGTAGCAACAAAATCGGCACCACCGGCCGTGGCATTGGCCCGGCCTATGAAGACAAGGTCGGCCGCCGCGCCATCCGCATTTGCGATCTGGCGAACCCCACCCTGCTGCGCGCCAAGCTGGATGACATGGTCGCCCACCATCAACCGATCCTGACCGCTTCCGGCAGTGAATCCATTGATGTGGACGCATTATTTAACGCATTGAGCGAAGTAGCGAAAAAGATCCTTCCGTTTGCCACCCCGGTCTGGCGCCTGCTCGCCCAATACCGCGCAGAAGGCAAACGCATCCTGTTCGAAGGCGCTCAAGGCATCATGCTGGATGTCGATTACGGCACCTACCCCTACGTTACCTCCTCCAACACCATGGCGGGTGCGGCCACCATCGGCTCGGGCTCGGGCATCAACGCGATCGGCTATGTGCTGGGCATCACCAAGGCCTACACCACGCGGGTCGGCAGCGGTCCATTCCCCAGCGAGCTGAGCGACGACATCGGCGAGCGCATCGGCGAGCGCGGGCATGAATTCGGCACTGTCACCGGGCGCAAGCGCCGCTGCGGCTGGTTCGATGCGGTGCTGGTGAAACAGGCGGTCACGGTCGGCGGCATCAACGGCATCGCCCTCACCAAACTGGACGTGCTCGATGGGCTCGAGGAGCTGAAGCTCTGCATCGGCTATGACATCAACGGCACCCATTACGACTACCTGCCCGCCGCCAGCGACCTGCAGGCCGCGGCGACGCCGAAATACGAAACCATCGAAGGCTGGAGCGAATCCACCCGCGGCGCGCGCAGCTGGGCGGAACTTCCCGCGAGCGCGATCAAATATATCCGCCGCATCGAAGAGCTGATCGGCTGCCCGGTCGCCCTGCTCTCCACCAGCCCCGACCGCGAAGATACGATCATGGTGAAGGACCCATTCCTCGGCCTCTAG
- a CDS encoding methyl-accepting chemotaxis protein: MTLRFKIIAGLVSFALLCALPILGVFVAQKESLKQTTSARATDAAKTLNDAIDTQLFERSRTLQAFTSNPAARTSELWGYSAPANALVSSINTDIMSYRMYRIALYVGLDGAVRAVNTVSLTGRPIDTALYYEQNFAQAEWFQHLQSGQPQTGVYMMGPYRDATVAKVYGDDGYVMVFAAPVMDASGKPIGYWANFASFAVVDEAIAATENTLRQAGLNRSQITLTDSGGMVVATDMPASGREAAKRDYSILGTWNLVERKYPPALQGSAGRSGSVVAANLRREAGQSPQQWVGYHHSTGLDGYPGLGWTAMVQLDEGEVFGSLDDAISKAVNGLGLVAGVALLLALIVARVVVRRVGAFARLLDALGDGQTGMPLPAAASNDDIGTLRRATAKLHDRLAQPGTRPPAAAPVAAIVPISEPLPPQPALHDRNHADALEKHVAQITATAARMRAETERLATLMPAPTAATAPQDALAKAAGQLTAAIGRMDGQAGQSAAAAEKASEHAHGINATMLQVADASGKVGTVVQAIRGIASQINLLALNATIESARAGDAGRGFAGIAAEMKALSGKAAHAVEDVLAQAHTLQTAAQEATGSLGQIANTLDQMGASVADMANVASEQRSTAEEIARDSSHFTGATPASNAPLLASAQALRGHAESLGQAIDALLVTARDLP; the protein is encoded by the coding sequence ATGACCCTTCGTTTTAAAATCATCGCAGGCCTTGTTTCCTTCGCGCTGCTGTGCGCCCTACCGATCCTTGGCGTATTCGTCGCGCAGAAAGAATCGCTGAAACAAACCACCAGCGCCCGTGCGACGGATGCCGCGAAAACCCTCAACGACGCCATCGACACCCAGCTGTTCGAGCGCTCGCGCACCCTGCAGGCCTTCACCAGTAACCCCGCCGCACGCACCAGCGAACTGTGGGGCTATAGCGCCCCCGCGAACGCGCTGGTCAGCAGCATCAACACCGACATCATGAGCTACCGCATGTACCGCATCGCGCTGTATGTCGGGCTGGATGGCGCCGTGCGCGCGGTGAACACCGTGTCCCTCACCGGCCGGCCGATCGACACCGCGCTTTATTACGAGCAAAATTTCGCGCAGGCGGAATGGTTCCAGCACCTGCAATCCGGCCAGCCGCAGACCGGCGTCTATATGATGGGTCCCTACCGCGACGCCACCGTCGCTAAGGTCTATGGCGACGATGGGTATGTGATGGTTTTCGCCGCACCGGTGATGGATGCGAGCGGCAAGCCCATCGGCTACTGGGCGAATTTCGCATCCTTCGCCGTGGTCGATGAGGCCATTGCGGCGACGGAGAACACGCTGCGCCAAGCAGGCCTCAACCGCTCGCAGATCACGCTGACGGATAGCGGCGGCATGGTGGTTGCCACCGACATGCCCGCAAGCGGGCGTGAGGCGGCCAAACGCGACTACAGCATTCTTGGCACATGGAACCTTGTCGAGCGCAAATACCCACCTGCCCTGCAAGGCAGCGCGGGCCGCAGCGGCAGCGTGGTTGCCGCCAACCTGCGGCGCGAAGCGGGGCAAAGCCCGCAGCAATGGGTGGGCTACCACCACAGCACGGGCCTTGACGGCTATCCCGGCCTTGGCTGGACGGCCATGGTGCAGCTCGATGAGGGCGAAGTTTTCGGCAGCCTCGATGATGCAATCAGCAAGGCCGTCAATGGGCTTGGGCTTGTCGCCGGGGTGGCACTGCTGCTGGCGCTTATCGTCGCGCGGGTGGTGGTGCGACGGGTCGGCGCGTTCGCGCGGCTGCTCGATGCGCTGGGTGACGGGCAAACCGGCATGCCCCTGCCCGCCGCCGCCAGCAACGATGACATCGGCACCCTTCGCCGCGCGACCGCGAAGCTGCATGATCGCCTCGCTCAGCCTGGCACACGGCCGCCCGCCGCGGCGCCGGTTGCTGCTATCGTTCCCATCAGCGAACCGCTACCACCGCAACCCGCGCTGCATGACCGCAACCATGCGGATGCGCTGGAAAAACATGTGGCCCAGATCACCGCTACCGCCGCCCGGATGCGCGCGGAAACCGAGCGGCTGGCAACGTTGATGCCGGCCCCCACCGCGGCCACCGCGCCGCAGGATGCGCTGGCGAAAGCCGCCGGGCAGCTCACCGCCGCCATCGGGCGGATGGATGGGCAGGCCGGGCAATCCGCCGCCGCCGCCGAAAAGGCGAGTGAGCACGCGCACGGCATCAACGCCACGATGCTGCAGGTGGCGGACGCTTCCGGCAAAGTCGGCACGGTGGTGCAGGCTATCCGCGGCATCGCCAGCCAGATCAACCTGCTGGCGCTGAATGCCACCATTGAATCCGCCCGCGCGGGTGATGCCGGGCGTGGTTTCGCAGGCATCGCCGCCGAGATGAAAGCGCTTTCCGGCAAAGCGGCCCACGCGGTGGAGGATGTGCTCGCGCAGGCACACACCCTGCAAACGGCCGCTCAGGAAGCAACCGGTTCGCTGGGGCAGATCGCCAACACCCTCGACCAGATGGGCGCAAGCGTGGCGGATATGGCCAACGTCGCCAGTGAACAACGCAGCACCGCCGAGGAAATAGCCCGCGACAGCAGCCATTTCACCGGTGCAACGCCAGCGTCCAATGCGCCGTTGCTCGCATCGGCGCAGGCGCTGCGCGGCCACGCGGAATCGCTGGGCCAAGCCATTGATGCACTTCTGGTGACGGCGCGCGACCTGCCATGA